Genomic DNA from Paenibacillus sp. KS-LC4:
TCAGTTATCTATTTGGGGTCATTTTTTATAAAGCGGCTTATTCTGCACTTTCGATTTCCGAGAGAAGTGAATATCATTTACTTTATACCGGAATTAATTTATTTTTTGTTTTCTGCACAGTTCCTGCTTATTTTATAATGATTCTCATCCTAAAGTCCGTGAATATCCAATCTACTGCGGTCTACGCCTTGCTCTTAACCCTTTTCGGCTTTATCCCCTCCACATTCGTCCCTTTTTGAGCGGGTTCGGTTTTCTTTTTCTAACGCCGAGCTATTATATTTCCGAGTTAGCCATTCTGCTTTATGCCTTTTTCACAGGCACAGCCCTCTCGTTTACCCTAGGAGTGAAGCTGCTAAGACGTTACCCCGCATTACTAAAATAAGGTGCACAACTAAGAGCAAGCCCAGGAATGCTGCGATTTCCCCGGGCTTGCTCTCTTTTACTTCTTGACCACATTCACTTCCTTATTAAACTTAATGAGGCCTGTTTACAACCTAGCTCACAAATTTAATTTATATACCAAGACATCGACTTACCGTTAAGCCTAAGCAGCCAGCAAGCCTCCGCTCGCTACTGATACTTCTGAGTCTCCTTAAAATATGCCAAATTGTTCGCGATAAACAAAGTCAGCAGGAGGAGGAACGGAAACAGTTGAAAGCCGCTTAGCGCAGAGTATGCAAAGGTGACAAATACGAGCGCATACAGCGTATTATTAATCATATTGAAGGCGCGATATGACGCTTTATACACAATGAATTTCTCCGCCTCATCCAGCTTATCCATATAGGCCTGTTTTGCCCCAAAAGGACGTCCAGTGTCAAAAGACCGTTTCGGAAAATTACGGTTAAACACTTTAAACAGCAGCGATTGCAGACGGATATGCGCCAACACCAGTAATAGCGAAATAATTAAAAGCGCAAGCACAGGCTTGCCGTGAATGGCCTCAATAATCATTTGCGACAGCAGCGCCATGCTGCCAACGATGGCCGTATACGTACCGAACG
This window encodes:
- a CDS encoding DUF3169 family protein, yielding MSNRKSQKLQWVLVIVVGGLLGFAVSYFGMSNAGKLDFDGISVGLFRLDVVHMLFLLASIGTWAASVRYCLKFNQEEDKEKGEKLLGTSMMLNTFGTYTAIVGSMALLSQMIIEAIHGKPVLALLIISLLLVLAHIRLQSLLFKVFNRNFPKRSFDTGRPFGAKQAYMDKLDEAEKFIVYKASYRAFNMINNTLYALVFVTFAYSALSGFQLFPFLLLLTLFIANNLAYFKETQKYQ